A single window of Solenopsis invicta isolate M01_SB chromosome 3, UNIL_Sinv_3.0, whole genome shotgun sequence DNA harbors:
- the LOC105204983 gene encoding neurogenic locus notch homolog protein 1 codes for MQYPRAAALLLALFATVVNGSHYVQYVQSRVVASGGCESYTCGVNARCTMSEGRPVCSCLNLHMGDPLARCTRVECLINDDCPYNRVCTNNRCIDPCVGLCGLNANCLTRNHIGTCECIPGHVGDPFSGCQVADPQAACKPSPCGINTQCEVINEVPVCTCLPGYRGSPLAGCRHECDSDSDCPLHLACSSSYRCESPCKCGENAECQVIHHQAKCSCPKTWNGNPFIACRPECTAHAECPPNKPACLYQKCVNPCDGVCGVNADCNLRGITPVCSCPKHMTGNPFVSCRLFEPRDLCEPNPCGVNAICTPGHDNTGKERPVCTCPTGYIGNALTSCQRGECFTDSECPDNRACVDFTCINPCTGRECGPSATCTPRRHIAVCTCPQGTRGDALYTCNPIESKSVYNYGRAYRYRY; via the exons ATGCAATATCCGCGAGCCGCAGCCTTGCTCTTGGCTCTGTTCGCCACGGTGGTGAACGGCAGCCACTACGTCCAATACGTTCAGTCGCGAGTAGTCGCGTCTG GCGGTTGCGAAAGCTACACGTGCGGCGTGAATGCGAGATGTACGATGAGCGAGGGACGACCGGTGTGCTCCTGCCTGAATCTACATATGGGAGACCCGCTCGCGCGGTGTACACGGGTCGAGTGTCTAA TCAACGACGACTGCCCGTACAACCGAGTGTGCACGAACAACAGGTGCATCGATCCCTGCGTAGGTCTGTGCGGACTGAACGCGAACTGCTTGACCAGAAATCACATAGGTACCTGCGAGTGTATACCAGGACACGTCGGAGATCCATTCTCGGGTTGTCAAGTCGCCGACCCTC AAGCTGCCTGCAAGCCGAGCCCGTGCGGAATAAATACCCAATGCGAGGTGATCAACGAGGTTCCAGTCTGCACGTGTCTGCCGGGTTACAGAGGCTCGCCCTTAGCCGGATGTCGACACGAGTGCGATAGCGATAGCGATTGTCCTTTGCATCTCGCGTGCTCGTCGTCGTACAGATGCGAGAGCCCGTGCAAGTGCGGCGAGAACGCGGAGTGCCAAGTCATCCATCATCAAGCAAAGTGTAGCTGCCCGAAA ACATGGAACGGAAACCCATTTATCGCGTGTCGACCGGAGTGCACCGCCCACGCCGAATGCCCGCCAAACAAACCTGCCTGTCTCTATCAGAAATGCGTGAATCCTTGCGACGGCGTATGCGGTGTGAACGCCGACTGCAACCTACGCGGAATCACTCCCGTTTGCAGTTGCCCGAAACATATGACCGGTAATCCTTTCGTCAGCTGCAGACTGTTCGAACCAC GTGATCTTTGCGAACCGAATCCTTGTGGCGTTAACGCGATCTGCACGCCGGGTCATGATAATACCGGGAAGGAGAGACCAGTGTGCACGTGTCCCACCGGCTACATAGGTAACGCCCTGACGAGCTGCCAGCGCGGGGAGTGCTTCACTGACAGTGAATGTCCCGACAATCGGGCGTGTGTTGATTTCACGTGCATAAACCCGTGCACAGGTCGCGAGTGCGGCCCAAGTGCCACGTGCACACCCCGACGTCACATCGCGGTCTGTACGTGCCCGCAGGGAACCAGAGGCGACGCCCTGTATACCTGTAACCCGATCGAGAGCAAATCGGTGTACAATTACGGCCGCGCCTACCGTTACCGCTACTAG